In Agrobacterium tumefaciens, a single genomic region encodes these proteins:
- a CDS encoding glutamate--cysteine ligase, translating to MARDTTDQTPLSSVTELTDYLAGGCRAEADFRIGTEHEKFAFFREDNSPVPYFGEASISALLKGMQEKLGWEPIIDGENIIGLGEQHGMGAISIEPGGQFELSGAPLENLHQTCKESNQHLATLREVAEPMGIRFLGIGGSPLWSSDETPRMPKSRYAIMTRYMPKVGTKGLDMMYRTCTIQVNLDFSSEADMRQKMRVSMKLQSLATALFASSPFTEGKPNGLLSWRGDIWRDTDNRRSGVLPFTLHDDFGFKDYVEWALDVPMYFIVRDGKYHDCTHVTFRQFMNGALKGEIAAWEPTMGDWTNHLSTLFPDVRLKRFLEMRGADGGPWRRICALPAFWVGLLYDRQALDAADALTAGWSFDEVIALRNAVPAKGLSAEIAGKPLLGIAREVLDISRTGLKNRKRLNGEGQDETVFLSSLDEVLAKKTTLAEDMLALYNGRWGGSVLPVFEEYQY from the coding sequence ATGGCACGCGACACGACCGACCAGACACCCCTCTCCTCCGTCACGGAGCTTACCGACTATCTGGCGGGCGGTTGCAGGGCTGAAGCGGATTTCCGCATCGGCACCGAACATGAAAAATTCGCCTTTTTCCGCGAGGACAACAGCCCGGTTCCCTATTTCGGCGAGGCCAGCATTTCAGCCCTTTTGAAGGGCATGCAGGAAAAGCTCGGCTGGGAGCCGATCATAGACGGTGAAAACATCATCGGCCTTGGCGAGCAGCACGGCATGGGCGCGATCTCGATCGAGCCCGGTGGCCAGTTCGAACTGTCGGGCGCACCGCTCGAAAACCTGCACCAGACCTGCAAGGAATCCAACCAGCATCTGGCGACGCTGCGGGAAGTGGCAGAGCCGATGGGCATTCGTTTCCTCGGCATCGGCGGCAGCCCACTGTGGAGTTCCGACGAGACGCCGCGCATGCCGAAATCGCGCTACGCGATCATGACCCGCTACATGCCGAAGGTCGGGACCAAGGGTCTCGACATGATGTACCGCACCTGCACCATCCAGGTTAACCTCGACTTCTCCTCCGAAGCGGATATGCGCCAGAAGATGCGCGTTTCCATGAAGCTGCAATCGCTGGCGACGGCGCTTTTCGCCTCTTCGCCTTTTACCGAAGGCAAGCCGAACGGGCTCCTCTCCTGGCGCGGCGATATCTGGCGCGATACCGACAATCGCCGCTCCGGTGTGCTGCCCTTCACCTTGCATGACGATTTCGGCTTCAAGGATTATGTCGAATGGGCGCTTGATGTGCCGATGTATTTCATCGTGCGCGACGGCAAATACCATGATTGCACGCATGTCACCTTCCGCCAGTTCATGAACGGTGCGCTGAAGGGCGAAATCGCCGCATGGGAACCAACCATGGGCGACTGGACGAACCATCTCTCCACGCTCTTCCCCGATGTTCGCCTGAAGCGTTTCCTCGAAATGCGCGGCGCCGATGGTGGCCCTTGGAGGCGCATCTGCGCCCTGCCGGCTTTCTGGGTTGGCCTTCTTTATGACAGGCAAGCGCTTGACGCTGCCGATGCGCTGACCGCCGGCTGGAGCTTCGATGAGGTGATCGCGCTTCGTAACGCCGTACCGGCCAAGGGGCTTTCGGCCGAGATTGCCGGCAAGCCGCTTCTCGGCATCGCCCGTGAGGTTCTCGACATTTCCCGCACCGGCCTGAAAAACCGCAAGCGGCTGAATGGCGAAGGCCAGGACGAGACCGTGTTCCTGTCGTCGCTGGACGAGGTTCTGGCCAAGAAGACCACGCTCGCCGAAGATATGCTTGCGCTTTACAACGGCCGCTGGGGCGGTTCGGTGCTGCCGGTATTCGAGGAATATCAGTATTGA
- a CDS encoding DUF1217 domain-containing protein yields the protein MVSTFLSYDLINRDMKASISRVSQQGLVERQTKYYKENIGNVKSVDEFLGNYQLYSYAMDAFGLGEMTYAKAFMKKVLDSDLNDQNSFANKLTDERYREFAAAFNFTSSTKTVQTDAQLDKMIGLYDTSITNLNDSLAEETRYYKAIIGTVTNADQLLRNDRTRAYIFQVFNIDEKTYSYAHIKGLMTSDVSDPDSYINQKYGAAYNDAVEKLTMKGNIELHAQVTSRITAIDTALAGTGLTAEERTKLEAEKVTRQDQLTQLEAVLPPKDQWDAKLTAIKAEQTTLSNTVTQYNKMAQLAAAFEFKNDGTVDAGGAQTADNLKVMTDAYISSAPRVTPTVATLNRDYFESKIGSIKTVDELTSDARLLNYIKVAFDLNDVTTVTATIKNILTSDLNDPNNYIATFGKNDKRYIALRNAFNFQTDGTLASGTTPQTTTQTATTTSGYMIHYNDKDDAADEKATKLYKSDIKSVTSVKDFLESSAVYNYALKAVGLDPAKVNPTDIRKVLTSDLQDKKSYVYTLKDERYVKLAELFNFASDGKVGSPVLAQSEIEMQTMSADYIKKKSAFGTEKDKEAAKKEAEYFTDEMQKIKTLKEFLANDRLTKFAMESLGIDPKSVTKVQLEKIFTSTLDDSESYVNKEMDSVFRRLVTAFNFNADGSLLHEDRSLIQTRRGLYETLDNYLTQTLETQAGEENAGVRLALYFKRMATGTTSYYSILADTAIQNFINTTFGIPDELGNAPVDTQVAMMKKYFDIKDFQDPDKVKKLISRFTIMYDDKQNITNPIMALFNGSGSVGISGDTLLAVASLRAR from the coding sequence ATGGTATCGACTTTTCTCAGCTACGACCTCATCAACCGCGATATGAAGGCCAGCATTTCGCGCGTGTCGCAGCAGGGGCTCGTGGAGCGGCAGACGAAATATTACAAGGAAAACATCGGCAATGTGAAAAGCGTCGATGAGTTCCTCGGTAACTACCAGCTCTATTCCTATGCCATGGACGCCTTCGGCCTCGGCGAGATGACCTATGCCAAGGCCTTCATGAAAAAGGTGCTCGACAGCGACCTGAACGACCAGAACAGCTTTGCCAACAAGCTGACTGACGAGCGCTACCGCGAGTTTGCCGCTGCCTTCAATTTCACCTCGTCAACAAAGACCGTGCAGACGGATGCCCAGCTCGACAAGATGATCGGGCTTTATGACACGTCGATCACCAATTTGAACGACAGCCTTGCGGAAGAGACACGTTATTACAAGGCGATCATCGGCACGGTGACGAATGCCGATCAGTTGCTGCGCAACGACCGGACGCGCGCCTATATCTTTCAGGTCTTCAACATCGATGAGAAGACCTATTCCTACGCCCACATCAAGGGCTTGATGACGAGCGACGTCTCCGACCCGGATAGCTACATCAACCAGAAATATGGTGCCGCCTATAATGACGCGGTCGAAAAACTGACGATGAAGGGCAATATCGAACTGCACGCGCAGGTCACGTCCCGGATTACGGCGATCGACACCGCGCTGGCAGGCACGGGCTTGACCGCCGAGGAGCGTACGAAGCTCGAGGCGGAAAAGGTGACACGCCAGGACCAGCTGACCCAGCTCGAGGCCGTTCTGCCGCCAAAGGATCAATGGGACGCAAAACTCACCGCAATCAAGGCGGAGCAGACGACGCTGTCGAACACCGTCACGCAATATAATAAGATGGCGCAGCTTGCCGCCGCCTTCGAGTTCAAGAATGACGGTACGGTGGATGCCGGCGGGGCGCAGACGGCGGATAATCTCAAGGTCATGACGGATGCCTATATCAGCAGTGCGCCGCGCGTGACACCCACCGTCGCCACGCTGAACCGGGATTATTTCGAATCGAAGATCGGCTCGATCAAGACCGTGGACGAACTGACCTCGGATGCGCGGCTTCTCAACTACATCAAGGTTGCCTTCGACCTGAACGACGTGACCACCGTGACGGCAACGATCAAGAACATCCTGACCAGCGATCTGAACGACCCGAACAATTACATCGCCACCTTTGGCAAAAATGATAAACGTTACATCGCCTTGAGAAACGCGTTCAACTTTCAGACCGATGGAACGCTGGCTTCAGGTACGACACCCCAGACGACGACACAGACCGCGACCACCACCAGCGGCTACATGATCCATTATAATGACAAGGACGACGCTGCGGACGAAAAGGCGACCAAACTGTACAAGAGCGACATAAAAAGCGTCACGTCGGTCAAGGATTTCCTCGAAAGCAGCGCGGTCTATAATTATGCGCTGAAGGCCGTCGGCCTCGATCCGGCCAAGGTGAATCCCACCGATATCCGCAAGGTCCTTACCAGCGACCTGCAGGATAAGAAAAGCTACGTCTATACCCTGAAAGACGAGCGCTACGTCAAGCTGGCGGAGCTTTTCAATTTCGCATCCGACGGCAAGGTGGGGTCTCCGGTTCTGGCGCAGTCGGAAATAGAGATGCAGACCATGTCGGCCGACTACATCAAGAAAAAATCCGCTTTCGGCACGGAAAAGGACAAGGAAGCGGCCAAGAAGGAAGCGGAATATTTCACCGACGAGATGCAGAAGATCAAGACGCTCAAAGAGTTTCTGGCCAATGATCGCCTGACGAAGTTCGCGATGGAATCGCTCGGCATCGATCCGAAAAGCGTGACAAAGGTACAGCTCGAGAAAATATTCACCTCGACGCTGGACGATAGCGAAAGTTACGTCAACAAGGAGATGGATTCGGTTTTCCGCCGCCTCGTCACTGCCTTCAATTTCAATGCGGACGGCAGCCTTCTTCACGAGGATCGCAGCCTAATTCAGACGCGGCGCGGCCTTTACGAGACGCTGGATAATTATCTGACCCAGACGCTGGAAACGCAGGCGGGTGAAGAAAATGCCGGTGTGCGCCTCGCGCTCTATTTCAAGCGCATGGCGACGGGAACGACGTCCTATTACTCCATTCTTGCCGATACCGCGATCCAGAATTTCATCAACACCACCTTTGGTATTCCCGATGAACTCGGCAATGCGCCGGTCGATACGCAGGTGGCGATGATGAAGAAATATTTCGACATCAAGGACTTTCAGGATCCCGACAAGGTCAAGAAACTGATCTCCCGTTTCACCATCATGTATGATGACAAGCAGAACATCACCAATCCGATCATGGCGCTGTTCAACGGCAGCGGCTCGGTGGGCATCAGCGGCGACACGCTGCTAGCCGTCGCCTCGCTGCGGGCGCGATAG
- a CDS encoding DUF1127 domain-containing protein yields MRTAERRMELELATARPGDAWRRAAVLGVSGVKTFVKRIYNRIVANGLTELDDRLLADIGLVRSDVSDALNTGLLEDPTAHLTRAARKRAVTRFKTV; encoded by the coding sequence ATGCGCACGGCAGAACGGAGAATGGAACTGGAACTCGCAACCGCACGGCCGGGAGACGCCTGGCGTCGCGCCGCTGTGCTGGGTGTTTCCGGCGTTAAAACCTTCGTCAAGCGCATCTACAATCGTATCGTGGCCAATGGCCTCACGGAACTTGATGACCGTCTTCTTGCCGATATCGGTCTGGTGCGGTCGGATGTCAGCGATGCTCTCAATACCGGCCTGTTGGAAGATCCGACGGCCCATCTCACCCGGGCTGCACGCAAACGCGCGGTCACGCGTTTCAAGACAGTTTGA
- a CDS encoding DUF6101 family protein produces the protein MTKTVLKPDWAVATLRLDPARFPQQVTYGKGNGATDVAVTLDERGAVLRKVLTSSGLPLSFALPARAFKGVAARAIDHGDGQVTVTLELHHDDPDLCVPLLVAHDLCDIAADWRSWSEAYRIPMLMVEADGVARPLEEHLGKVRTKNTRPRRRHSYFAERRPRFLVRRSTGSLGMSMKIEGKEIIARS, from the coding sequence ATGACCAAGACCGTTCTGAAGCCCGACTGGGCCGTCGCCACACTCAGGTTAGACCCGGCACGTTTTCCGCAACAGGTCACCTATGGAAAAGGCAATGGCGCGACCGATGTCGCCGTCACTCTCGATGAACGGGGCGCCGTTCTGAGAAAGGTTCTCACCTCTTCCGGCCTGCCTTTATCCTTCGCTTTGCCAGCCCGCGCCTTCAAGGGTGTCGCCGCCCGCGCCATCGACCATGGCGACGGCCAGGTCACCGTGACGCTGGAACTTCACCATGACGATCCGGACCTCTGCGTTCCGCTGCTGGTCGCTCATGATCTCTGCGATATCGCAGCCGACTGGCGCAGCTGGTCCGAGGCCTACCGCATTCCCATGCTGATGGTGGAAGCCGATGGCGTTGCCCGTCCGCTGGAAGAACATCTCGGCAAGGTGCGCACCAAGAATACCCGCCCGCGCCGCCGCCACTCCTATTTTGCAGAGCGCCGCCCGCGCTTCCTCGTTCGCCGCTCCACCGGCTCGCTCGGCATGAGCATGAAGATCGAGGGCAAGGAAATCATCGCCCGCAGCTGA
- a CDS encoding NUDIX hydrolase, with protein sequence MLRRPPRQQYAALCYRLSKATPEPEVLLLTSRDTGRWVIPKGWPMANKKAHAVAEQEAYEEAGVKGTVEKAPFGYYEYEKKLNSGINVPCKVQVHLLEVSEMRDSFPEKESRRLEWVSPREAGKRVNEPELKALMLAFDKRMAHSK encoded by the coding sequence ATGTTGCGCAGACCGCCGCGACAGCAATATGCGGCGCTGTGCTATCGATTGTCCAAGGCCACTCCGGAGCCCGAAGTGCTGTTGCTGACCAGCCGTGATACCGGGCGATGGGTCATTCCCAAGGGATGGCCGATGGCCAACAAGAAGGCCCATGCGGTGGCAGAACAGGAAGCCTATGAGGAAGCCGGTGTCAAAGGCACGGTCGAAAAGGCGCCTTTCGGCTATTACGAATATGAGAAGAAACTGAACAGCGGCATCAACGTCCCCTGCAAGGTCCAGGTGCATCTGCTCGAAGTTTCGGAAATGCGGGACAGCTTCCCGGAAAAGGAATCGCGACGGCTGGAATGGGTCAGCCCCAGGGAAGCCGGCAAGCGCGTCAACGAGCCGGAACTGAAGGCGCTCATGCTTGCTTTCGACAAGCGGATGGCGCATTCGAAATAG
- a CDS encoding 16S rRNA (uracil(1498)-N(3))-methyltransferase has translation MRANFRMQRLFIEASLSEGVAQEATGEQFNYLANVLRMTDGAEILLFNGRDGEWKAKLAFPSRKKIVLVPLEQTRPQPDAGNLHYLFAPLKVGRMDYLVQKAVEMGAGLLQPVMTQHVQGKIHNAEKLRANAIEAAEQCGILSLPEVAEPVKLRDILETWPDDRRIIYCDEGDEGQNPLPILQAVKERKIALLVGPEGGFSEEERELLRSLAFVTPIPLGPRILRADTAAVAALAVIQAVIGDWK, from the coding sequence ATGCGCGCAAATTTCCGGATGCAACGCCTGTTCATCGAAGCCTCCCTTTCCGAGGGCGTGGCGCAGGAGGCGACGGGCGAACAGTTCAACTATCTGGCCAATGTGCTGCGCATGACCGACGGCGCGGAAATCCTGCTGTTCAACGGCCGTGACGGCGAATGGAAGGCGAAGCTCGCCTTTCCGAGCCGCAAGAAGATCGTCCTCGTTCCTCTAGAACAGACGCGGCCGCAGCCGGATGCGGGGAACCTGCACTATCTCTTCGCGCCGCTGAAAGTCGGGCGCATGGATTATCTGGTGCAGAAAGCGGTGGAGATGGGTGCCGGCCTGCTGCAGCCGGTGATGACGCAGCATGTTCAGGGCAAGATCCACAACGCCGAAAAATTGCGCGCCAATGCCATCGAGGCCGCCGAACAATGCGGCATTCTGTCTCTGCCCGAGGTGGCAGAACCGGTAAAGCTGAGGGACATACTGGAGACCTGGCCGGACGACCGCCGCATCATCTATTGCGACGAAGGCGACGAGGGCCAAAATCCGTTGCCGATTCTGCAGGCCGTCAAGGAACGCAAGATCGCCCTGCTTGTCGGCCCTGAAGGCGGTTTTTCCGAGGAGGAAAGGGAGTTGCTGCGCAGCCTTGCCTTCGTCACCCCCATACCGCTCGGGCCGCGTATATTGCGGGCCGATACGGCCGCCGTCGCAGCGCTCGCCGTCATTCAGGCTGTTATCGGCGACTGGAAGTGA
- a CDS encoding inorganic phosphate transporter: MATKPPSNMKPTLDKDLDKITRVEEATLHVTQQLAGLGAGFMFVVLAAVFAGAFVTGTAGSVIIIAAVAIGAYMAINIGANDVTNNVGPAVGAKAMPLAVALMVAAVCEIAGALITGGNVVETISSGIINVETIPDRTAFSWAMLSALLAAGLLVNISTWTRAPISTTHTVVGGVAGAGMAAYGAKAVEWLSLGSIAFAWVLAPFISAAIAIAILAFIKEFIIYRDDKIGSARLWVPVLIGLMAGVFMAYLIWVGLRQLMHVSLGHASVIGLVTGLVAWRLCVPIIRKQSEGLENRNQSLRILFQWPLVLAAGLMSFAHGANDVSNAIGPVVAIVRALHDEAVQTSARAPLWVMLVGAFGLSCGILLYGPRLIRLVGEQITKLNPMRAFCVSVATALTVLVASRFGLPVSTTHTAIGAVFGVGFFREWYTQASRRRQELVQSAGEPRRTPRYLDNPSEVRRRYLVRRSHFMTIIAAWVVTVPASATLAALLYWLLSFLFL, translated from the coding sequence ATGGCAACGAAGCCGCCATCGAACATGAAGCCGACGCTCGACAAGGATCTCGACAAGATTACCCGTGTCGAAGAAGCGACGCTGCATGTCACGCAGCAGCTTGCCGGCCTTGGCGCGGGGTTCATGTTCGTTGTGCTCGCGGCCGTCTTCGCCGGCGCTTTCGTCACCGGCACCGCGGGCTCCGTCATCATCATCGCGGCCGTCGCCATCGGCGCCTACATGGCCATCAATATCGGTGCGAACGACGTAACGAACAATGTCGGCCCCGCGGTCGGCGCCAAGGCGATGCCGCTTGCCGTCGCGCTCATGGTCGCCGCTGTCTGCGAGATCGCGGGCGCGCTGATCACCGGCGGCAATGTCGTCGAGACCATTTCGAGCGGCATCATCAACGTTGAGACCATTCCAGACAGGACTGCATTTTCCTGGGCGATGCTCTCGGCGCTTCTCGCCGCCGGCCTTCTCGTCAACATATCGACCTGGACCAGAGCACCGATTTCCACCACCCACACGGTGGTCGGCGGGGTTGCCGGCGCGGGCATGGCAGCCTATGGGGCGAAAGCGGTCGAGTGGCTCTCGCTCGGCAGCATCGCGTTTGCCTGGGTGCTTGCCCCCTTCATCAGCGCCGCCATAGCCATCGCCATTCTTGCTTTCATCAAGGAATTCATCATCTATCGCGACGACAAGATCGGCTCGGCCCGGCTGTGGGTTCCGGTTCTCATTGGCCTGATGGCCGGCGTTTTCATGGCCTATCTCATCTGGGTCGGGTTGCGCCAGCTCATGCATGTGTCCCTTGGCCACGCCAGCGTGATCGGGCTCGTGACGGGCCTTGTCGCCTGGCGGCTCTGCGTGCCGATCATTCGCAAACAATCGGAAGGGTTGGAAAACCGCAACCAGTCGCTGCGGATACTGTTCCAGTGGCCGCTCGTTCTCGCCGCCGGCCTGATGTCCTTTGCCCATGGGGCGAATGACGTTTCGAACGCCATTGGCCCTGTCGTGGCCATCGTGCGGGCCTTGCATGACGAAGCGGTGCAGACATCCGCGCGCGCACCGCTCTGGGTGATGCTGGTCGGCGCTTTCGGGCTGTCGTGCGGTATTCTTCTCTACGGCCCACGCCTGATCCGCCTTGTCGGTGAACAGATCACCAAGCTCAATCCGATGCGCGCCTTCTGCGTTTCCGTGGCCACGGCGCTCACCGTTCTCGTCGCCTCGCGCTTCGGTCTGCCTGTTAGCACCACCCATACGGCGATCGGCGCGGTGTTCGGTGTCGGCTTCTTCCGCGAATGGTACACACAGGCCTCGCGACGGCGGCAGGAACTCGTCCAGTCAGCGGGCGAACCCCGCCGTACCCCTAGATATCTGGACAATCCGTCCGAGGTGCGCCGCCGTTATCTTGTCCGGCGCTCGCATTTCATGACGATCATCGCCGCCTGGGTCGTCACCGTCCCCGCGAGCGCAACACTTGCGGCACTGCTCTACTGGCTCCTGTCATTCCTTTTCCTCTGA
- a CDS encoding LysR substrate-binding domain-containing protein encodes MSAPLDIDQLHTFIAIVDTGSFTKAADRVFKTQSAVSMQMRRLEERIGKQLFAKDGRGNRLTAEGEKLMNYARRIIRLNNEAIAAFDDNRLEGTLRIGTPDDYADRYMPEIIGRFAKTHPNVELYIVCEPSVSLAEKMARGELDIALVTHNPRARSSDVVRTEPLCWVASANHPLKDDAPVPLAVGRRDCHWRQLACSALDADGRDYQVLFTSWSSTVVAAAVLAGMAVSVLPESALRTGMKVLTASDGFPPLPPVQIGLMKRPGLSPSLVNAITDHITACLDNISPMSVVDEMDNDVKTYPKMPRLRAGHMLPGW; translated from the coding sequence ATGTCCGCACCTCTCGACATAGACCAGCTGCATACCTTCATCGCCATCGTCGATACTGGTAGCTTTACCAAGGCCGCCGACCGCGTTTTCAAGACGCAATCCGCCGTCTCCATGCAGATGCGGCGGCTTGAAGAGCGCATCGGCAAACAGCTCTTTGCAAAAGACGGGCGCGGCAACCGCCTGACGGCGGAAGGCGAAAAGCTGATGAATTACGCCCGCCGCATCATCCGCCTCAACAACGAGGCGATCGCCGCCTTCGACGACAACCGGCTGGAGGGCACGCTGCGCATCGGCACCCCTGACGATTACGCCGACCGCTACATGCCTGAAATCATCGGGCGCTTCGCCAAGACCCATCCGAATGTCGAGCTTTATATCGTCTGCGAACCTTCAGTCAGCCTTGCCGAAAAAATGGCGCGCGGCGAGCTGGATATAGCGCTCGTCACCCATAATCCGCGCGCCCGTTCCTCGGATGTGGTGCGTACAGAACCGCTCTGCTGGGTCGCCTCCGCCAACCATCCGCTGAAGGACGACGCGCCGGTGCCGCTCGCCGTCGGGCGGCGCGACTGCCACTGGCGCCAGCTTGCCTGTTCGGCGCTCGATGCCGACGGGCGGGACTACCAGGTCCTCTTCACAAGCTGGTCTTCCACCGTGGTCGCTGCTGCGGTACTGGCGGGCATGGCCGTCTCGGTACTGCCGGAATCGGCGCTGCGTACCGGCATGAAGGTTTTGACCGCCTCAGACGGGTTCCCGCCGCTGCCCCCGGTACAGATCGGCCTGATGAAACGCCCCGGCCTGTCACCCTCGCTGGTGAACGCCATTACTGACCACATCACCGCCTGCCTCGACAATATCTCACCGATGAGCGTCGTCGATGAGATGGACAATGATGTGAAGACCTACCCCAAAATGCCGCGCCTGCGCGCCGGGCATATGCTGCCGGGGTGGTAA
- the ubiA gene encoding 4-hydroxybenzoate octaprenyltransferase, translated as MVHHSDLSGRVSDAPSNNWVYRILPRSLWPYAQLARWDRPIGWQLLMWPCFWAAALAANAAVAAGGFSWGTLIWHLALFFIGSVAMRGAGCTYNDLADHKIDMAVARTRSRPLPSGRVTRMQAKVFIVLQALAGLVVLLQFNGFAILTGIASLVFVAIYPFAKRFTNWPQFFLGLAFSWGALMGWAGQFGSLAWPAVLLYVGSIAWTIGYDTIYAHQDKEDDTAVGIGSTALLFGENTHRWLVFLYGTALVMIFLSFWTAGVNVIAYSGLAAAAVMLFRQVWVLDIDDVDQCLVLFKSNNRVGVLIFAGLILPLLLA; from the coding sequence ATGGTTCACCACAGCGATTTGTCAGGCCGCGTTTCCGACGCGCCATCCAACAACTGGGTCTATCGGATTTTGCCGAGGTCCCTCTGGCCCTATGCGCAGCTGGCGCGGTGGGATCGTCCCATCGGCTGGCAATTATTGATGTGGCCGTGTTTCTGGGCCGCAGCCCTCGCCGCCAATGCGGCGGTGGCGGCTGGCGGCTTTTCCTGGGGCACGTTGATCTGGCATCTGGCGCTGTTCTTCATCGGATCGGTGGCGATGCGCGGCGCGGGCTGCACCTATAACGATCTCGCCGACCACAAGATCGACATGGCCGTGGCGCGAACGCGCTCTCGACCCTTGCCTTCCGGTCGTGTAACCCGGATGCAGGCCAAGGTCTTTATCGTGCTGCAGGCGCTTGCCGGGCTTGTCGTGCTTTTACAGTTCAACGGCTTTGCGATCCTCACCGGCATAGCCTCGCTGGTCTTCGTAGCGATCTATCCCTTCGCCAAGCGCTTCACCAACTGGCCGCAATTTTTCCTTGGGCTCGCATTTTCCTGGGGTGCGCTGATGGGCTGGGCCGGACAGTTCGGTTCTCTCGCCTGGCCGGCTGTCCTGCTTTATGTCGGCTCCATCGCCTGGACGATCGGTTATGATACAATCTACGCCCATCAGGACAAGGAAGATGACACGGCGGTGGGCATCGGTTCGACCGCCCTGCTGTTTGGAGAAAACACACATCGCTGGCTGGTTTTCCTTTATGGCACAGCCCTCGTCATGATTTTCCTGTCGTTCTGGACGGCGGGCGTTAACGTCATTGCCTATAGCGGCCTCGCCGCCGCCGCCGTCATGCTGTTCCGGCAGGTCTGGGTGCTCGATATCGATGACGTCGACCAATGCCTCGTGCTGTTCAAATCCAACAACCGTGTCGGCGTGCTGATTTTCGCCGGTCTCATCCTGCCGCTGCTGCTGGCGTAA
- a CDS encoding HAD family hydrolase codes for MKPLRLLSTDLDGTVVGNNDATRRFRDFWYSLPDDLRPVLVFNSGRLIDDQLALLEEVPLPQPDYIIGGVGTMLHAKKRSELETAYTHSLGTGFDPRRIADVMSGIAGVTMQEARYQHGLKSSWFLHDADAAALREIEAGLLSAEIDARIVYSSGRDLDILPKAADKGAALAWLCGQLRIGLDESVVSGDTGNDRAMFELQNIRGVIVGNALPELVSLAHKDNRFFHSTAKEADGVIEGLQHWGLNPGQSSTGHNS; via the coding sequence TTGAAACCGCTTCGTCTTCTCTCCACCGATCTCGACGGAACCGTCGTTGGCAACAACGACGCCACGCGGCGGTTCCGCGATTTCTGGTACTCCCTGCCGGATGATCTTCGCCCGGTTCTGGTCTTCAACAGCGGCCGGTTGATCGATGATCAGCTTGCCCTTCTGGAAGAGGTGCCGCTGCCGCAGCCGGACTACATCATCGGCGGTGTTGGCACCATGCTGCATGCGAAAAAACGCAGCGAACTGGAAACCGCCTATACACACTCCCTCGGCACCGGTTTCGACCCCCGGAGGATTGCTGATGTCATGAGCGGCATTGCGGGCGTGACGATGCAGGAGGCGCGTTATCAGCACGGCCTGAAATCAAGCTGGTTCCTGCATGACGCCGATGCCGCCGCGCTCCGTGAGATCGAAGCCGGCCTTCTGTCGGCCGAAATAGACGCCCGCATCGTTTATTCCAGCGGTCGTGACCTCGACATATTGCCCAAGGCCGCCGACAAGGGCGCGGCACTTGCATGGTTATGTGGACAATTGCGCATCGGCCTCGACGAATCAGTGGTCTCGGGCGATACTGGCAACGACCGGGCGATGTTTGAATTGCAGAATATTCGCGGTGTGATCGTGGGCAACGCCCTGCCTGAGCTTGTCTCGCTGGCACACAAGGACAATCGCTTTTTTCACTCGACCGCGAAAGAAGCTGATGGCGTGATCGAAGGCCTGCAACACTGGGGACTGAACCCCGGCCAGAGCAGTACCGGCCATAATTCATAG